One segment of Alistipes finegoldii DSM 17242 DNA contains the following:
- a CDS encoding nitroreductase family protein, which produces MKSVLFKHRSIRKFCSTPVPEELLQEILAAASRASTCGNMQLYSLVVTRDAALRAKLAPCHFNQPMVTQAPCVVTVCADVHRFSMWCEQRDADPAYDNFAWFLNASTDALLAAQNLCVEAEMNGLGICYLGTTIYTAGMIAEILELPKRVIPVTTIVLGYPDESPELTDRLPLEAVVHYEKYTDYTAAEIDELWAEREESELTKRLLEENGLPNLAQIFTQRRYVREDNLSISNSYFALLKEKGFFNN; this is translated from the coding sequence ATGAAAAGCGTGCTTTTCAAGCATCGTTCGATACGTAAATTCTGTTCCACACCCGTTCCCGAAGAGCTGCTGCAGGAGATACTGGCAGCGGCTTCGCGGGCTTCGACCTGCGGCAACATGCAGCTCTATTCGCTGGTCGTGACGCGCGATGCGGCCCTGCGCGCGAAACTCGCCCCGTGCCATTTCAACCAGCCGATGGTGACGCAGGCGCCTTGCGTGGTGACGGTCTGCGCCGACGTGCACCGCTTCTCGATGTGGTGCGAGCAGCGCGACGCCGATCCCGCATACGACAACTTCGCATGGTTCCTGAACGCTTCGACGGACGCCCTGCTTGCGGCCCAGAACCTCTGCGTCGAGGCCGAAATGAACGGGCTGGGCATCTGTTACCTCGGTACGACGATCTATACGGCCGGGATGATCGCCGAGATACTCGAACTTCCGAAGAGGGTGATTCCCGTGACGACCATCGTGCTGGGCTATCCCGACGAATCGCCCGAACTGACCGACCGTCTGCCGCTGGAAGCCGTCGTGCATTACGAGAAATACACCGACTATACGGCCGCCGAGATCGACGAATTGTGGGCCGAGCGCGAAGAGTCGGAGCTGACCAAGCGTCTGCTGGAGGAGAACGGGCTGCCTAATCTGGCGCAGATTTTCACGCAGCGCCGTTATGTGCGTGAGGACAACCTCTCCATCTCGAATTCCTACTTCGCTCTGCTGAAAGAGAAGGGGTTCTTTAACAACTGA
- a CDS encoding BamA/TamA family outer membrane protein → MRGLSRILAVAVLGFLCSACSVTRKIPEGQYLLQKVTIESDKSTPRKERITAADLEKYVRQTPNKRFLGTNFYVWLYEQANPGKQNWWNNWKRKIGQEPVLLDMSLTERSAQNLKVYMDTRGFFSSQATFEVDTTSRRRRAKVVYRTRQGEPYRIDSISYDFQDKFLEQIILPDTANTLIRPGRVFDIAVLDRERERVTAFLKERGYYNFTVNNIDYVADTLGGNHQVDVQVNIKQYLTGYNERGQAVMDNNMVYRIDRINVFPAYDPTVARTDSTFLSRLDTLYYRGLNIIYEKRPNLRPAILRQSVPLYPNYVYNSAQVNRAYTDLMSLGYFKSAKIAFVEQPRSVDVTNYVSFIGASADSTQTRFTKEGYLECNILCTPALKQSFKVDLEGSTTSSFYGLKATVGYQNRNIFRGAEALDVSFTAGYEFMKAPDAKKKRATEFGVTTGLTFPRFLVPWRTRRFRSVNQPKTKVELSVNFQDRPYYRRTLSSAGITYQWTNNRYSSFSLRPVDINVVDVNRLDSTFLGKTTNKYLKNSFRTQFIGGLSFGYSYNNQRKNLGGNATNIRFNLETAGNLIDAVDRLFYARPKEGEPAKIFGIEYSQYFRTDLSVSRKIMLGEVSALVGRLYGGVAMAYGNSSAVPFDRQFYAGGSNGMRGWTPRTLGQGSVPNPHDSFPIQTGDVKLEANLELRFPIWGMVHGATFFDLGNIWYIRRNPSEYSDEAVFFFDKFYKQLGFNTGLGLRFDIKFAVLRLDWGVQLHNPNNPAGERWIHNLRWKNTALNFGVGYPF, encoded by the coding sequence GTGCGGGGCTTGAGTCGTATATTAGCTGTCGCCGTGCTGGGCTTTTTGTGCTCCGCGTGCAGCGTTACGCGCAAGATTCCCGAAGGGCAGTACCTGCTGCAGAAGGTGACGATCGAGTCCGACAAATCGACGCCCCGCAAGGAGCGCATCACGGCTGCCGACCTCGAAAAATACGTGCGCCAGACCCCCAACAAGCGTTTTCTGGGGACGAATTTCTATGTCTGGCTCTACGAGCAGGCCAATCCGGGCAAGCAGAACTGGTGGAACAACTGGAAACGCAAGATCGGGCAGGAACCCGTGCTGCTCGACATGAGCCTGACCGAGCGGAGCGCGCAGAACCTGAAGGTCTATATGGACACGCGCGGGTTCTTCTCTTCCCAAGCGACGTTCGAAGTCGATACCACCTCGCGCCGCAGGCGCGCCAAAGTCGTCTACCGCACCCGGCAGGGCGAGCCTTACCGCATCGACAGCATTTCGTACGATTTTCAGGACAAGTTCCTCGAACAGATCATCCTGCCCGACACCGCCAATACGCTGATCCGTCCGGGGCGGGTTTTCGACATCGCGGTGCTCGACCGCGAGCGGGAGCGCGTCACGGCTTTCCTCAAGGAGCGCGGCTACTACAACTTTACGGTCAACAACATCGACTATGTCGCCGACACGCTCGGCGGAAACCATCAGGTCGATGTGCAGGTCAATATCAAGCAGTATCTTACGGGTTACAACGAACGCGGACAGGCCGTGATGGACAACAACATGGTCTACCGCATCGACCGGATCAACGTCTTTCCGGCGTACGATCCGACCGTCGCGCGGACCGATTCGACCTTTCTTTCGCGGCTCGATACGCTCTATTACCGCGGTCTGAATATCATCTACGAGAAGCGTCCGAACCTGCGTCCGGCCATTCTGCGTCAGTCGGTGCCGCTCTATCCCAACTACGTCTACAATTCGGCGCAGGTGAACCGCGCCTATACCGACCTGATGTCGCTCGGCTATTTCAAGAGCGCCAAGATCGCCTTCGTCGAGCAGCCCCGGAGCGTCGATGTCACCAATTACGTCTCCTTCATCGGCGCCTCGGCGGATTCCACGCAGACCCGCTTTACGAAGGAGGGCTATCTGGAGTGCAACATTTTGTGCACCCCGGCGCTCAAGCAGAGTTTCAAGGTCGATCTCGAAGGCAGTACGACGTCGAGTTTCTACGGACTGAAGGCTACCGTCGGTTACCAGAACCGCAACATCTTCCGGGGAGCGGAGGCGCTGGACGTTTCGTTTACGGCGGGATACGAGTTTATGAAGGCGCCCGACGCCAAGAAAAAGCGCGCCACGGAATTCGGCGTTACCACCGGACTCACCTTCCCGCGTTTTCTGGTGCCGTGGCGTACGCGGCGGTTCCGTTCGGTGAACCAGCCGAAGACCAAGGTGGAGCTTTCGGTCAATTTTCAGGACCGCCCCTATTATCGGCGTACGCTTTCGAGTGCGGGAATCACCTACCAGTGGACCAACAACCGTTACTCTTCGTTCTCGCTGCGGCCCGTCGATATCAATGTCGTCGATGTGAATCGGCTGGACTCGACCTTCCTCGGCAAGACGACGAATAAATACCTGAAAAACAGTTTCCGCACCCAGTTTATCGGCGGCCTTTCGTTCGGCTACAGCTATAACAACCAGCGTAAGAATCTGGGCGGCAACGCCACCAATATCCGCTTCAATCTGGAGACGGCGGGCAACCTGATCGACGCGGTGGACCGGCTGTTCTATGCGCGGCCGAAGGAGGGCGAGCCTGCCAAAATCTTCGGCATCGAATATTCGCAGTATTTCCGTACGGACCTGAGCGTCAGCCGCAAGATAATGCTTGGCGAGGTGTCGGCTCTCGTGGGGCGTCTCTACGGCGGCGTGGCGATGGCCTATGGCAACTCGTCGGCCGTGCCCTTCGACCGGCAGTTCTATGCCGGCGGCAGCAACGGCATGCGCGGCTGGACGCCCCGCACGCTCGGTCAGGGGTCGGTGCCCAATCCGCACGACTCTTTCCCGATACAGACGGGCGATGTCAAGCTGGAGGCCAACCTCGAACTGCGCTTTCCGATCTGGGGCATGGTGCACGGCGCGACCTTCTTCGATCTGGGCAATATCTGGTATATCCGGCGGAATCCTTCGGAGTACTCCGACGAGGCGGTCTTCTTCTTCGACAAGTTTTATAAGCAGCTGGGATTCAACACCGGACTGGGTCTGCGTTTCGACATCAAGTTCGCCGTGCTCCGGCTCGACTGGGGCGTGCAGCTCCACAATCCCAACAATCCGGCGGGCGAACGGTGGATCCACAACCTCCGCTGGAAGAATACCGCGCTCAACTTCGGCGTCGGATATCCCTTCTGA